One window of the Anopheles cruzii chromosome 2, idAnoCruzAS_RS32_06, whole genome shotgun sequence genome contains the following:
- the LOC128278987 gene encoding FMRFamide-related neuropeptides, which yields MRFLYKRYPKAEFRHQSSGGLQGTFNQLENFLLRDNKTGRFSSSAMASFKVLGSLIVVLLVVLALSGHAEAGYRKPPFNGSIFGKRSGNSVDYEGNAKVLSTMCEIAAEACQSWFTGQEQK from the exons ATGAGATTTTTGTATAAAAGATATCCGAAAGCCGAGTTTAGGCATCAGTCATCTGGTGGCTTGCAAGGAACATTCAACCAACTTGAGAACTTCCTTCTCCGAGACAATAAAACCGGTCGATTTTCCTCTAGTGCAATGGCTTCATTCAAAGTACTCGGCAGCCTCATAGTTGTTCTGCTGGTCGTTCTGGCACTGAGCGGCCACGCTGAggccggctaccggaaacCACCGTTCAACGGTAGCATCTTTGGCAAACGCAGCGGAAACTCGGTTG ACTACGAAGGAAACGCCAAGGTTCTCTCGACCATGTGCGAAATTGCGGCGGAAGCGTGCCAAAGTTGGTTCACCGGACAAGAACAGAAGTAA
- the LOC128268309 gene encoding steroidogenic acute regulatory protein-like produces the protein MDQEDDIRTAIHTFYQQQQLQQANTPIGHHRPMMHGSMGYSGANGPGLPAVGMSRSQSHTVNLLSEDFIGGYMDQGRMSVVRRFFCLFVTFDVVFITLLWIISVVITGENVIHALKSQVLHYSIYTSLFDVVIIALIRFIFLILFYGILSMSHWLVIALSTTSSCGFLIYKVFMYNWTATPQPVFEVLLIVVSFVLAWGEAWFLDCRVIPQERYARRYPFEATNAPSVLDARTPLLDQFLRASIAGRTESIGNFYSPFESIHNSDDDDDDEENAQDEQLKMLGTKTVRFAYDLLEADDWKIEKVTSKGDTIQSRQAEAMGKIYKLTAKVHYPARKLLQELFYKIEDVPKWNPTLLESRIIRKIDSHTDISYQATIGGGGGVVKSRDFVNLRCWHLCRSGRVYEGVNILSNPVGVLSPMAEEGERTVGGSLSQSDTAEEDEDDGPERESNCTTVIAPKMSQSHSEAGLIDREQTEASKTAFKTLSKSLGAQDFAASGATSDPEDVFSDALTGELSAAREARGQKNAVNGVEQPSKKRPGVESEREMAKGGNVYVSAATSIDYKEAPCTTKYIRGENNVSCWAMRELDNQKDHCIFEMLLCLDLKGYIPRYVLDTAYTTLMQDYMTYLRKYVVELRKQEKVPGGQETAERTSNA, from the exons ATGGACCAGGAAGATGACATCAGAACAGCGATACACACGTTttatcagcaacagcagctacAACAAGCAAACACCCCAATCGGACACCATCGCCCGATGATGCACGGTTCCATGGGCTACAGCGGGGCCAACGGGCCAGGGCTTCCCGCCGTAGGCA TGTCACGCTCCCAATCGCACACAGTTAACCTGTTGAGCGAGGACTTCATTGGCGGGTACATGGACCAGGGACGTATGTCCGTCGTGCGGAGGTTTTTCTGTCTCTTCGTAACGTTTGACGTCGTATTCATCACGTTGCTATGGATCATCTCCGTCGTG ATCACCGGCGAGAACGTGATTCACGCGTTGAAATCTCAGGTTCTTCACTACAGCATTTACACCTCGCTGTTCGATGTCGTTATAATAGCCCTCATTAGGTTTATTTTCCTCATCCTCTTTTACGGCATCTTAAGCATGAGCCATTGGCTAGTGATAGCG tTATCCACAACCAGTTCTTGTGGGTTTCTTATTTACAAAGTATTTATGTACAAT TGGACAGCTACACCACAGCCAGTGTTCGAGGTGCTTTTGATAGTTGTATCATTTGTGCTGGCTTGGGGTGAAGCATGGTTCTTAGACTGTCGCGTCATACCCCAGGAACGATACGCAAGAAGGTATCCTTTCG AGGCAACGAATGCCCCATCGGTCCTCGATGCTCGAACACCACTGCTGGACCAATTTTTGCGGGCTTCCATAGCGGGGCGAACGGAAAGTATTGGCAACTTCTACTCCCCGTTCGAATCCATCCACAacagcgatgacgacgacgacgatgaagaaaACGCACAG GATGAACAACTCAAAATGCTGGGCACGAAAACCGTGCGTTTCGCTTATGACCTGCTCGAAGCGGACGATTGGAAGATCGAGAAAGTGACCAGCAAAGGAGACACGATCCAGAGCCGCCAGGCTGAGGCGATGGGTAAAATTTACAAATTAACCGCCAAAGTCCACTACCCAGCCCGTAAGCTACTACAGGAGCTGTTCTACAAAATCGAAGACGTGCCGAAGTGGAACCCAACCTTACTGGAATCGAGGATCATTCGG AAAATCGACAGTCACACGGACATCTCTTACCAAGCGacgattggtggtggtggtggagtcgTAAAGAGCAGGGATTTCGTTAACCTCCGCTGCTGGCACTTGTGTCGTAGTGGCCGTGTGTATGAAGGAGTGAATATATTGTCGAATCCAGTCGGTGTTCTTTCCCCAATGGCGGAGGAAGGTGAACGGACGGTGGGTGGTTCGCTGTCTCAGAGCGATACGGCCGAAGAGGATGAAGACGACGGACCCGAGAGGGAATCGAATTGTACGACAGTGATTGCACCAAAAATGAGTCAATCGCACAGCGAAGCGGGACTGATCGACCGAGAACAGACCGAAGCCAGCAAGACTGCTTTTAAAACACTCAGCAAAAGTTTAGGGGCGCAGGATTTTGCCGCCAGTGGTGCAACCTCCGACCCGGAAGATGTGTTTTCCGATGCATTGACGGGTGAACTAAGTGCCGCCAGGGAAGCTCGTGGCCAGAAGAATGCGGTCAATGGGGTAGAGCAGCCCTCGAAGAAGCGGCCAGGTGTGGAAAGTGAACGCGAGATGGCAAAGGGTGGCAATGTGTACGTGAGCGCCGCTACTAGTATTGACTATAAGGAGGCTCCTTGTACCACGAAGTACATACG GGGAGAAAATAATGTTTCCTGCTGGGCGATGCGTGAGCTCGATAATCAAAAGGACCACTGCATTTTCGAGATGCTTCTCTGCTTGGATTTGAAGGGGTACATCCCACGATACGTCCTCGACACC GCTTATACTACGCTAATGCAAGACTACATGACCTATCTGCGCAAGTACGTGGTCGAGCTGcgcaaacaagaaaaagtgcCTGGGGGCCAAGAGACGGCCGAACGGACGAGCAACGCGTAA